A part of Pseudomonas sp. HR96 genomic DNA contains:
- a CDS encoding NAD-dependent protein deacetylase produces MLDTDTQSSLHALAERLAVGPLLVLTGAGISTGSGIPDYRDTDGVRRGNAPIMHQDFVKSAATRKRYWARAMVGWQAVCKAQPNAAHRALAGLQNRGLVSAVITQNVDGLHDAAGSRKVIELHGNLHRVVCMDCSRQMLRAHVQEVLESENPALQHVHAVLAPDGDAQLAAEFLAGFRMPHCPGCGSDRLKPDVVFFGDGVSAQSASDAWRAVTDSAALLVVGSSLMAYSSFRLCQEMSRQGKPLLAINLGKTRADGLFGIKARVPCEEALPWLAERLA; encoded by the coding sequence ATGTTAGACACCGACACCCAATCATCCTTGCACGCCCTGGCCGAGCGCCTGGCGGTGGGCCCGTTGCTGGTGCTGACGGGAGCGGGCATCAGCACCGGCTCGGGCATTCCGGATTACCGCGACACCGATGGTGTGCGCCGGGGCAACGCACCGATCATGCACCAGGACTTCGTCAAGTCGGCGGCCACCCGCAAGCGCTACTGGGCGCGGGCCATGGTGGGTTGGCAGGCGGTGTGCAAGGCCCAGCCCAATGCCGCACACCGTGCATTGGCCGGGCTGCAGAACCGCGGGCTGGTCTCGGCGGTGATCACCCAGAATGTCGACGGCCTGCACGACGCCGCCGGCAGCCGCAAGGTGATCGAGCTGCACGGCAACCTGCACCGGGTCGTGTGCATGGATTGCAGCCGGCAGATGCTGCGCGCCCATGTGCAGGAGGTGCTGGAGAGCGAGAACCCGGCGCTGCAGCACGTGCATGCGGTACTTGCTCCGGACGGCGATGCGCAACTGGCGGCGGAGTTTCTCGCCGGCTTTCGCATGCCCCATTGCCCCGGCTGCGGCAGCGACCGCTTGAAGCCCGATGTGGTGTTCTTCGGCGACGGGGTGTCGGCCCAGAGTGCCAGCGATGCCTGGCGCGCGGTCACCGATTCGGCGGCGTTGCTGGTGGTGGGCAGCTCGCTGATGGCGTACTCCAGCTTTCGCCTGTGCCAGGAGATGTCCCGGCAGGGCAAACCGTTGCTGGCGATCAACCTGGGCAAGACCCGCGCCGACGGCTTGTTCGGCATCAAGGCCCGGGTGCCCTGCGAGGAGGCGTTGCCCTGGCTGGCCGAGCGCCTGGCCTAG
- a CDS encoding GntP family permease gives MLGLSTDNYLLLDALVTIIGLILLITKLKVHPFVALTLAAGFLGLTSGMPVAKVMKSFQDGFGGVLGFVGIVLALGTMLGKLMADSGGADQIAQTLIRKFGVKNVHWAMMFSAFLVGIPLFFEIGFVLLIPLVFIVARRSGVSLVKVGIPLLAGLSVVHGLVPPHPGPLLAIGVFKADIGKTIFYGLIIALPTAIVAGPIFGNWISKRIPGNPSTELMDQIAKETSHENLPSFAVTLITVLLPVFLMLLKTGADVVLPADHIFRQWMDLIGHPITALLAALLLAFYTFGAARGFNRQQIMKLLDSSLAPTAAIILIVGAGGGFKQMLVDTGVGNVIGTMAVHAQINPILLAWLVAAVIRVATGSATVATITGAGIVAPVVDMIPGVNRELLVLATGAGSVILSHVNDAGFWLVKQYFNMTVAETLKTWTMMETILSVVGIILIMLLSLVV, from the coding sequence ATGCTGGGCCTATCCACAGACAACTATCTATTGCTCGATGCGCTGGTCACCATCATTGGTCTGATCCTGCTCATCACCAAACTCAAGGTGCACCCCTTCGTCGCCCTGACCCTGGCCGCGGGCTTTCTCGGCCTGACCTCGGGCATGCCGGTGGCCAAGGTGATGAAATCCTTCCAGGACGGCTTCGGCGGCGTGCTGGGCTTCGTCGGCATCGTGCTGGCGCTGGGCACCATGCTCGGCAAGCTGATGGCCGACTCCGGCGGCGCCGACCAGATCGCGCAGACGCTGATCCGCAAGTTCGGCGTCAAGAACGTGCACTGGGCGATGATGTTCTCGGCCTTCCTGGTCGGCATTCCGTTGTTCTTCGAGATCGGTTTCGTGCTGTTGATCCCGCTGGTGTTCATCGTCGCTCGCCGCTCCGGGGTGTCGCTGGTCAAGGTCGGCATCCCGCTGCTGGCCGGCCTCTCCGTGGTGCACGGCCTGGTGCCGCCGCACCCAGGCCCGCTGCTGGCGATCGGCGTGTTCAAGGCCGACATCGGCAAGACCATCTTCTACGGCCTGATCATTGCCCTGCCCACCGCCATCGTCGCCGGGCCAATCTTCGGCAACTGGATCTCCAAGCGCATTCCGGGCAACCCGTCCACCGAGTTGATGGACCAGATTGCCAAGGAAACCAGCCACGAGAACCTGCCCAGCTTCGCCGTGACCCTGATCACCGTGCTGCTGCCGGTGTTCCTCATGCTGCTCAAGACCGGCGCCGACGTGGTGCTGCCCGCCGACCATATCTTCCGCCAGTGGATGGACCTGATCGGTCACCCGATCACCGCCCTGCTCGCGGCGCTGTTGCTGGCCTTCTACACCTTTGGTGCCGCGCGTGGCTTCAACCGTCAGCAGATCATGAAACTGCTCGACTCGAGCCTGGCACCGACCGCGGCGATCATCCTGATCGTGGGCGCCGGCGGCGGCTTCAAGCAGATGCTGGTGGACACCGGCGTCGGTAACGTGATCGGCACCATGGCCGTGCACGCGCAGATCAACCCGATTCTGCTGGCCTGGCTGGTGGCGGCGGTGATCCGCGTGGCCACCGGGTCCGCCACCGTGGCCACCATCACCGGCGCCGGCATCGTCGCGCCGGTGGTGGACATGATCCCCGGGGTCAACCGCGAACTGCTGGTGCTGGCCACCGGCGCCGGTTCGGTCATCCTGTCCCACGTCAACGATGCGGGCTTCTGGCTGGTCAAGCAGTACTTCAACATGACCGTGGCCGAGACGCTGAAGACCTGGACCATGATGGAGACCATCCTGTCGGTGGTGGGCATCATCCTGATCATGTTGCTGTCGCTGGTGGTCTGA
- a CDS encoding LacI family DNA-binding transcriptional regulator has translation MTRIGSRTTGRPTLAEVARLSGVSPITASRALRGVSTVAPELVRKVEEAAAALGYVANPAARALASAQSQSVVVLIPSLSNQLFIDTLEAIHGVMRPRGLEVLIGNFHYDVAEEENLIRNYLAYQPRGILLTGFDRTEQSRRMLAASKVPCVHMMELADDGPCVGFSQEQAGVVAAHNLLQRGRRRLAYVAAQLDPRVMQRAEGFRRALREAGLHDASLEVMVPQPSSIALGGEMFRQLMREHPDVDGIFFCNDDLGHGAIYEAQRLGIRVPEQVAMIGFNDLPASAQLVPRLTSIRTPRAAIGKAAALMLLERLDGKTGGVQARDLGFELVVRES, from the coding sequence ATGACTCGAATCGGCTCACGTACTACCGGGCGCCCGACCCTTGCGGAGGTCGCGCGCCTGTCAGGTGTTTCTCCCATTACCGCCTCGCGCGCGCTGCGGGGCGTCAGCACCGTGGCCCCGGAGCTGGTGCGCAAGGTCGAAGAGGCAGCGGCGGCCCTTGGCTACGTGGCCAATCCGGCAGCCCGGGCGCTGGCCTCGGCGCAGAGCCAGTCGGTGGTGGTGCTGATTCCTTCGCTCTCCAACCAGCTGTTCATCGACACCCTGGAGGCCATCCACGGGGTGATGCGCCCGCGCGGGCTCGAAGTGCTGATCGGCAATTTTCACTACGACGTCGCCGAAGAAGAGAACTTGATTCGCAATTATCTTGCGTACCAGCCGCGCGGCATCCTGCTGACCGGCTTTGATCGCACCGAGCAGTCGCGGCGCATGCTGGCAGCGAGCAAAGTGCCCTGCGTGCACATGATGGAGCTGGCGGACGACGGCCCCTGCGTCGGCTTCTCCCAGGAGCAGGCCGGTGTGGTGGCGGCGCACAACCTGCTGCAGCGCGGGCGTCGGCGCCTGGCCTACGTTGCCGCGCAGCTGGACCCGCGAGTCATGCAACGGGCCGAGGGCTTTCGCCGGGCGCTGCGCGAGGCCGGCCTGCATGACGCCAGCTTGGAAGTGATGGTGCCGCAGCCTTCGTCCATCGCCCTGGGCGGCGAGATGTTTCGTCAACTGATGCGCGAACACCCCGACGTCGACGGGATTTTCTTCTGCAACGACGACCTCGGCCACGGCGCCATCTACGAGGCGCAACGGCTGGGCATCCGCGTGCCCGAGCAGGTTGCCATGATCGGCTTCAACGACCTGCCGGCTTCGGCGCAGTTGGTGCCACGGCTGACCTCGATTCGCACCCCGCGCGCAGCCATCGGCAAGGCCGCGGCGCTGATGCTGCTCGAACGCCTGGACGGCAAGACCGGCGGCGTGCAGGCACGCGACCTGGGCTTCGAACTGGTGGTGCGCGAAAGCTAG
- a CDS encoding gluconokinase, protein MVSPLSALVVMGVSGCGKSSVGAAIVQHSGGRLIEGDSFHPKANIEKMSAGIPLDDNDRAGWLTRLGEELNACVKGGERAVLTCSALKRAYRDKLRAAVPDLGFVFLELSRAEAADRVSHRPGHFMPASLIDSQFATLESPTGEDRTLTVDATRPIDALAVQVDGWLVGHGAKTLA, encoded by the coding sequence ATGGTTTCCCCTCTTTCTGCCCTCGTCGTGATGGGCGTGTCCGGCTGCGGCAAAAGCAGCGTCGGCGCTGCCATCGTCCAGCACAGCGGCGGCCGCCTGATAGAAGGCGATTCGTTTCACCCCAAGGCCAACATCGAAAAGATGAGCGCCGGCATTCCCCTCGACGACAACGACCGCGCCGGCTGGCTGACCCGCCTGGGCGAAGAGCTCAATGCCTGCGTCAAGGGTGGCGAGCGCGCGGTGCTGACCTGCTCGGCGCTCAAGCGTGCCTATCGCGACAAGCTGCGCGCCGCCGTGCCGGATCTGGGTTTCGTCTTCCTCGAACTGTCCCGCGCCGAAGCGGCGGACCGGGTTTCGCACCGCCCGGGCCACTTCATGCCGGCCAGCCTGATCGACAGCCAGTTCGCCACGCTGGAATCGCCCACCGGCGAAGACCGTACCCTGACCGTGGACGCCACTCGCCCGATCGACGCCCTGGCGGTGCAGGTCGACGGCTGGCTGGTAGGGCACGGCGCCAAGACCCTGGCATGA
- a CDS encoding alpha/beta hydrolase → MPKRSALLRSLLFAVALGSLAACSSSPEKDAPTFVSVQDYLKTAYQPAQHYKYDGWNSHWSWAGHQLDVALIVPSEQKNVPLIIYLPGLGEDPSAGDLWRQTWVDAGYAVLSLQAPRFQHSLYSTSDAQAGAFQTIAQRSFSAPSLRARVEEVNQVMAEVKRRAAAGEAGYSALDSGRVVLAGFDLGAQTAAALSGEREPGEARTVAWKPLASILLSPYVEGGSDPARFGQIDTPVLTVTGPLDEDPFSWVATARQREDLYNNLGALGGYQLKLQDATHQGLSGTMALNQRKKDKDDKAPAVASDASGDGGAHPRSGGHEPAPNPFDKNFDVRQAASVAAVTTAFLDATVKQSAQARQWLDQHAPQWLEKVGSLQHKGSSAP, encoded by the coding sequence ATGCCAAAACGTTCTGCCCTGCTGCGCTCCTTGCTGTTCGCCGTTGCCCTGGGTTCGCTCGCCGCCTGTTCGAGCAGCCCGGAAAAAGATGCGCCGACGTTCGTCTCGGTGCAGGACTACCTCAAGACCGCCTACCAGCCCGCGCAGCATTACAAGTACGACGGCTGGAACAGCCACTGGAGCTGGGCCGGTCACCAGCTCGACGTGGCGCTGATCGTGCCCAGCGAGCAGAAGAACGTGCCGCTGATCATCTACCTGCCGGGCCTTGGTGAAGACCCGAGCGCTGGCGACCTGTGGCGCCAGACCTGGGTCGATGCTGGCTACGCCGTGCTGTCGTTACAGGCGCCGCGCTTCCAGCATTCGCTGTACAGCACCAGTGACGCCCAGGCCGGGGCCTTCCAGACCATAGCCCAGCGCAGCTTCTCGGCGCCTTCCCTGCGCGCGCGGGTCGAGGAAGTGAACCAGGTGATGGCCGAGGTCAAACGCCGCGCCGCCGCCGGCGAGGCCGGTTACAGCGCCCTGGACAGCGGGCGCGTGGTGCTCGCCGGTTTCGACCTGGGCGCCCAGACGGCGGCCGCGCTGTCCGGCGAACGCGAACCGGGCGAGGCCCGCACGGTGGCCTGGAAGCCGCTGGCAAGCATCCTGCTGAGCCCCTACGTGGAGGGCGGCAGCGACCCGGCGCGTTTCGGCCAGATCGACACGCCGGTGCTGACCGTGACCGGCCCGCTCGACGAAGACCCGTTCAGCTGGGTCGCCACGGCCCGCCAGCGCGAAGACCTGTACAACAACCTCGGCGCGCTGGGTGGCTACCAGCTCAAGCTGCAGGATGCGACCCATCAGGGCCTGTCCGGGACCATGGCGCTGAACCAGCGCAAGAAGGACAAGGATGACAAGGCCCCGGCGGTCGCCAGCGACGCCAGTGGCGACGGCGGCGCGCATCCGCGTTCCGGAGGGCACGAGCCGGCGCCCAACCCGTTCGACAAGAACTTCGACGTGCGCCAGGCCGCCAGCGTCGCCGCCGTGACCACCGCGTTTCTCGACGCCACGGTCAAGCAGTCGGCGCAAGCCCGGCAGTGGCTCGACCAGCATGCCCCGCAGTGGCTGGAGAAGGTCGGCAGCCTGCAGCACAAGGGCAGCTCGGCGCCTTGA
- a CDS encoding sensor domain-containing diguanylate cyclase, with translation MHVDSQHRHAPHPGLSTQRLALLFVLLVMIALLSLVAWQAWTAHERALHEAEMDATNLAHSLAQHADDAFEEADAALTGIIERVQADGIDAAQIPRLHAVLQSQQRFIGQLAGLFVYDENGRWVVTSNDVDPPNVNNADREYFRFHRNNPDLGPRLGPAILSRSTHQWVIPLSRRINHPDGSFAGVALATLSLAYFNQFYSGFDLDDKGVMVLALRDGTILTRRPFDENAVGTSIAKARVFTDLLPASPMGSEMARSMVDGVVRLYGYRQADEYPVVVMAAQSQEAIFAEWQDNLLRSTGFVAAVLLALGLCAMVLLRQIRYGQKTESELRNAHAALHKLAMQDSLTGLANRRQLDAALPDEIGRARRSGRPLALIMLDIDHFKRFNDLYGHPAGDECIKAVGQAVLACVGRAGDLVVRYGGEELLVLLPECDEDGSARVAERVLQTVRSLQINHAGNDAGHVTISAGVHVMHADDPAVRAQALIQAADQALYRAKSQGRNRVCRTATQNPQPRLA, from the coding sequence ATGCACGTTGACAGCCAACACCGCCATGCGCCGCACCCTGGGCTTTCGACCCAGCGCCTGGCGTTGCTGTTCGTTCTGCTGGTCATGATCGCCCTGCTCAGCCTGGTCGCCTGGCAGGCCTGGACCGCCCACGAGCGGGCGCTGCACGAAGCCGAAATGGACGCGACCAACCTCGCCCACTCCCTGGCCCAGCACGCCGACGACGCTTTCGAGGAAGCCGACGCGGCGCTCACCGGGATCATCGAGCGGGTGCAGGCCGACGGCATCGATGCCGCGCAGATCCCGCGGCTGCACGCCGTGCTGCAGAGCCAGCAACGCTTCATCGGGCAGCTGGCGGGGCTGTTCGTCTACGACGAAAATGGCCGCTGGGTGGTGACCTCCAACGATGTCGACCCGCCCAACGTCAACAACGCCGACCGCGAATACTTCCGCTTTCATCGCAACAACCCCGACCTGGGGCCACGCCTGGGGCCGGCGATCCTCAGCCGTTCGACCCATCAATGGGTGATCCCGCTGTCACGGCGCATCAACCATCCGGACGGCAGCTTTGCCGGGGTCGCCCTGGCCACCCTGAGCCTGGCCTACTTCAACCAGTTCTACAGCGGCTTCGATCTGGACGACAAGGGGGTCATGGTCCTGGCGCTGCGCGACGGCACCATCCTCACCCGCCGCCCGTTCGACGAGAACGCCGTGGGCACCAGCATCGCCAAGGCGCGGGTGTTCACCGACCTGCTGCCGGCCTCGCCCATGGGCAGCGAGATGGCCCGCTCGATGGTCGACGGCGTGGTGCGCCTGTATGGCTACCGCCAGGCCGACGAGTACCCGGTGGTGGTCATGGCCGCGCAATCGCAAGAGGCGATCTTTGCCGAATGGCAGGACAACCTGCTGCGCTCGACCGGCTTTGTTGCCGCGGTGCTGCTGGCCCTGGGCCTGTGCGCCATGGTCCTGCTGCGCCAGATTCGCTACGGCCAGAAAACCGAGTCCGAACTGCGCAACGCCCATGCCGCCTTGCACAAGCTGGCCATGCAGGACAGCCTGACGGGCCTGGCCAACCGCCGCCAACTGGATGCGGCGCTGCCCGACGAAATCGGCCGCGCGCGGCGCAGTGGCCGGCCGCTGGCGCTGATCATGCTCGACATCGATCACTTCAAGCGCTTCAACGACCTGTACGGCCACCCTGCGGGTGACGAGTGCATCAAGGCTGTGGGCCAGGCGGTGCTCGCCTGCGTCGGCCGTGCGGGCGACCTGGTGGTGCGCTACGGCGGCGAGGAGCTGCTGGTGCTGTTGCCCGAATGCGACGAGGACGGCAGCGCGCGCGTCGCCGAGCGGGTGCTGCAGACGGTGCGCAGCCTGCAGATCAACCATGCCGGCAACGACGCGGGCCATGTCACCATCAGTGCCGGCGTGCACGTGATGCACGCCGACGACCCGGCGGTGCGTGCCCAGGCGCTGATCCAGGCCGCCGACCAGGCGCTGTACCGGGCCAAGAGCCAGGGCCGCAACCGCGTGTGCCGCACGGCCACGCAAAACCCGCAGCCACGTCTGGCCTGA
- a CDS encoding AraC family transcriptional regulator: MSHYWRHPAVAHIEIRNVVDGRGFSHEPHAHATFSIGAIIGGRSTYLNGHHTREIGAGSLVLINPGVVHACNPLTEEPWAYRMFYVDATWLATLQRPSGTSTQAAFQPFAEQYSDDAQLFAGLEQLYRQLTAPAASAGELQAAAREYFQQLLRRLTPSAQPPVQDKLLRAAELIRQRCLQPLPLEEIGAAVQLSPSYLIRAFKAQYGLTPHGYLIDCRLQLAREALRRGEPIAAVAAQAGFADQAHLQRQFKRALAATPGQYRRPSVQQH; the protein is encoded by the coding sequence ATGTCCCACTACTGGCGTCACCCAGCCGTTGCACACATCGAGATCCGCAATGTCGTCGACGGCCGAGGGTTCAGCCATGAACCTCACGCCCACGCGACCTTTTCGATCGGCGCCATCATTGGCGGTCGCAGCACCTACCTCAACGGTCACCATACTCGCGAAATCGGCGCCGGCAGCCTGGTGCTGATCAACCCGGGGGTGGTGCATGCCTGCAACCCCTTGACCGAGGAGCCCTGGGCCTACCGCATGTTCTATGTCGATGCGACCTGGCTGGCGACCCTGCAGCGCCCGTCGGGCACCAGCACCCAGGCCGCCTTCCAGCCATTTGCCGAGCAGTACAGTGACGATGCGCAGTTGTTCGCCGGGCTGGAACAGCTCTACCGGCAACTGACCGCCCCGGCCGCCAGCGCCGGCGAGCTGCAGGCGGCGGCCCGTGAGTATTTCCAGCAGCTGTTGCGACGCCTGACCCCCAGTGCCCAGCCGCCGGTGCAGGACAAGCTGCTGCGGGCCGCCGAATTGATCCGCCAGAGGTGCCTACAGCCGTTGCCTTTGGAGGAGATCGGCGCGGCGGTGCAGTTGTCGCCGTCTTACCTGATCCGGGCATTCAAGGCGCAATACGGCCTGACCCCCCACGGTTATCTGATCGACTGCCGTCTGCAACTGGCCCGCGAAGCCCTGCGGCGCGGCGAGCCGATCGCGGCCGTCGCCGCCCAGGCCGGCTTCGCCGATCAGGCGCATTTGCAGCGTCAATTCAAGCGCGCCCTGGCCGCGACCCCCGGCCAGTACCGCAGGCCGTCAGTCCAGCAGCATTAG
- a CDS encoding short-chain fatty acid transporter, whose protein sequence is MSVALEESRYARFALRCSSWAERWFPDSWVFAALAVVIVAVAALATGASAPVTATAFGDGFWSLIPFTMQMAFVVIGGYVVASSPPAVKLIDCLARLPKNGRSAVAWVALISMLASLLNWGLSLVFGGLLVRALARRVELKMDYRAAGAAAYLGLGAVWALGLSSSAAQLQANPASLPPSILAITGVIPFTQTIFLWQSGVLLAILVIASLLIAYATAPGPNSARDAQACGIDPAFNLPALPARSRPGEWLEYSPLLILLLVALAAGWLFHEFSSKPAITAISGLNTYNFLFIMLGALLHWRPRSFLDAVARAVPTTTGVLIQFPLYGSIAAILTTVKGGDGLTLAHHISTFFVQIASHDTYALLMGVYSAILGFFIPSGGGKWIIEAPYVMQVAHDLNYHLGWAVQIYNAAEALPNLINPFYMLPLLGVLGLKARDLIGFSFVQLLVHVPLVLLLLWALGTTLTYVPAVLPG, encoded by the coding sequence ATGTCCGTTGCACTCGAAGAAAGCCGTTATGCCCGCTTTGCCTTGCGCTGCTCCAGTTGGGCCGAGCGCTGGTTCCCTGATTCCTGGGTGTTCGCCGCGCTGGCCGTGGTCATCGTTGCGGTCGCCGCACTCGCCACCGGGGCTTCGGCGCCGGTAACCGCCACCGCGTTTGGCGACGGCTTCTGGAGCCTGATCCCCTTCACCATGCAGATGGCTTTTGTGGTCATCGGCGGTTATGTGGTGGCCAGCTCGCCGCCGGCCGTCAAACTCATCGACTGCCTGGCGCGGCTGCCGAAGAATGGCCGCTCGGCGGTGGCCTGGGTGGCGTTGATCTCGATGCTCGCCTCCTTGCTCAACTGGGGGCTGTCGTTGGTGTTCGGTGGCCTGCTGGTGCGGGCTCTGGCGCGCCGGGTAGAGCTCAAGATGGACTACCGGGCGGCTGGTGCTGCCGCCTACCTGGGGCTGGGCGCGGTCTGGGCGCTGGGGCTGTCGTCCTCGGCCGCGCAGTTGCAGGCCAACCCCGCCAGCCTGCCACCGTCGATCCTGGCGATCACCGGCGTGATTCCCTTCACCCAGACCATCTTTCTCTGGCAGTCGGGCGTGTTGCTGGCCATCCTGGTGATCGCTTCACTGCTGATTGCCTACGCCACCGCCCCCGGGCCCAATTCGGCGCGCGACGCCCAGGCCTGCGGCATCGACCCGGCCTTCAACCTGCCGGCGTTGCCGGCGCGCAGCCGCCCTGGCGAATGGCTGGAATACAGCCCGCTGCTGATCCTGCTGCTGGTGGCGCTGGCCGCCGGCTGGCTGTTTCACGAGTTCTCGAGCAAACCAGCCATCACCGCCATCTCCGGGCTCAATACCTACAATTTTCTGTTCATCATGCTCGGCGCCTTGCTGCATTGGCGCCCGCGCAGCTTTCTCGATGCCGTGGCCCGTGCGGTGCCGACCACCACGGGGGTGCTCATCCAGTTTCCCCTGTACGGCTCGATTGCGGCGATCCTGACCACGGTCAAAGGCGGCGACGGCTTGACCCTGGCCCATCACATCTCGACGTTTTTCGTGCAGATCGCCTCCCACGACACCTATGCGCTGCTGATGGGGGTGTACTCGGCAATCCTCGGCTTTTTCATCCCTTCGGGCGGTGGCAAGTGGATCATCGAGGCGCCCTACGTGATGCAGGTGGCCCATGACCTCAACTACCACCTGGGCTGGGCGGTGCAGATCTACAACGCCGCCGAGGCGCTGCCGAACCTGATCAACCCGTTCTACATGCTGCCGCTGCTCGGCGTACTCGGCCTCAAGGCGCGCGACCTGATCGGCTTTTCGTTCGTTCAGCTGCTGGTGCACGTGCCGCTGGTGCTGTTGCTGCTATGGGCCCTGGGTACCACTTTGACCTATGTGCCGGCGGTGCTGCCCGGCTGA
- a CDS encoding LysE family translocator: MSVILSMAAFALASSISPGPVNIVSLGCAARHGMRAALPHVSGATLGFTLLLVLVGLGLHEVLLQWPLLTRLIRVAGVIYLLYVAWKLASDDGRLRTEQSCPVPSAWGGALMQWLNPKAWLACVAGMGAFVADGDVAGVWVFALLYLVICWLSLASWAWAGAFLRPYLNHTAGLRWFNRCMATLLAGCAAWLMLLD, from the coding sequence ATGAGCGTCATTCTCTCCATGGCCGCCTTTGCCCTGGCCTCGTCGATCAGCCCGGGCCCGGTCAACATCGTCTCGCTCGGCTGCGCCGCCAGGCACGGCATGCGCGCTGCCTTGCCCCACGTCAGCGGCGCGACGCTTGGCTTCACCCTGCTGCTGGTACTGGTGGGCCTGGGCCTGCATGAAGTGCTGTTGCAGTGGCCACTGCTGACCCGACTGATCCGCGTGGCTGGAGTGATCTATCTGTTGTATGTGGCCTGGAAACTGGCCAGTGACGATGGCCGCCTGCGCACCGAGCAGAGCTGCCCTGTTCCCTCGGCCTGGGGCGGCGCGCTGATGCAGTGGCTCAACCCCAAGGCGTGGCTGGCCTGCGTGGCTGGCATGGGCGCCTTCGTCGCCGATGGCGACGTGGCCGGGGTCTGGGTGTTCGCCCTGCTCTACCTGGTGATCTGCTGGCTGTCGCTGGCCAGCTGGGCCTGGGCCGGCGCCTTCCTGCGTCCGTACCTGAACCACACAGCCGGCCTGCGCTGGTTCAACCGCTGCATGGCGACGCTCCTGGCCGGCTGCGCGGCGTGGCTAATGCTGCTGGACTGA
- the ilvA gene encoding threonine ammonia-lyase, biosynthetic, which yields MPTLDAAPTTDLLAGYVRKTLAAPVYDVAIETPLQPAPALSARLGNQVLLKREDLQPIYSFKIRGAYNRLAQLTAAERAQGVVTASAGNHAQGVALAAAKLGVAAIIVMPTTTPALKIDGVRSRGGIVVLHGDSFPQALAHALQLAAEGYTFVAPFDDPHVIAGQGTVAMEILRQQPGALDAIFVPVGGGGLISGIAAYVKYLRPEVRVIGVEPHDSNCLQAALLAGRRVVLPQVGTFADGVAVAQIGEHCFEVCRQYVDGVITVSSDELCAAIKDIYDDTRSITEPSGALAVAGIKKYVAQTGARGETLVAIDSGANINFDRLRHVAERAELGEQREAIIAVTVAEEPGSFQRFCQALGRRQITEFNYRYHAQHAANLFVGVQTHPQNDPRQALLEGLESAGFAVVDLTDNELAKLHIRHTVGGHAAGMAGEVVVRFEFAERPGALLGFLEALGQCWNISMFHYRNHGADMARVLAGFEVAEGQQGELLAVLEGLGYRYWDETQNPAYRLFMG from the coding sequence ATGCCCACCCTCGACGCCGCCCCGACCACCGACCTGCTCGCCGGCTATGTGCGCAAGACCCTTGCCGCCCCGGTTTACGACGTGGCCATCGAGACGCCGCTGCAGCCAGCACCGGCGCTGTCCGCGCGGCTGGGCAATCAGGTGCTGCTCAAGCGCGAGGACCTGCAGCCCATCTACTCCTTCAAGATCCGCGGCGCCTATAACCGACTGGCCCAGCTCACGGCGGCCGAGCGGGCTCAGGGGGTGGTCACTGCCTCGGCCGGCAACCATGCCCAGGGCGTGGCACTGGCGGCGGCCAAGCTGGGCGTGGCGGCGATCATCGTCATGCCCACCACCACCCCGGCGCTGAAGATCGACGGCGTGCGTTCGCGCGGCGGTATCGTGGTGCTGCACGGCGACAGTTTCCCCCAGGCCCTGGCTCACGCCCTGCAGTTGGCCGCCGAGGGCTACACCTTCGTCGCGCCGTTCGACGACCCCCACGTGATCGCCGGGCAAGGCACCGTGGCCATGGAGATCCTGCGCCAGCAGCCAGGCGCACTGGACGCCATCTTCGTTCCGGTGGGCGGGGGCGGGTTGATCTCCGGCATCGCCGCCTACGTCAAATACCTGCGGCCCGAGGTGCGCGTGATCGGCGTCGAGCCGCACGACTCCAACTGCCTGCAGGCGGCGCTGCTGGCCGGCCGGCGCGTGGTACTGCCGCAGGTCGGCACCTTTGCCGACGGGGTGGCGGTGGCGCAGATCGGCGAGCATTGTTTCGAAGTCTGCCGCCAGTACGTCGATGGGGTGATCACCGTCAGCAGCGACGAGCTGTGCGCGGCGATCAAGGACATCTATGACGACACCCGCTCCATCACCGAGCCATCCGGGGCCCTGGCGGTGGCCGGCATCAAGAAGTACGTGGCGCAGACCGGCGCTCGTGGCGAGACCCTGGTGGCCATCGACTCGGGCGCCAACATCAATTTCGACCGCCTGCGCCATGTCGCCGAACGTGCCGAGCTGGGCGAGCAGCGCGAGGCGATCATCGCCGTCACCGTGGCCGAAGAACCGGGCAGTTTCCAGCGCTTCTGCCAGGCCCTGGGGCGGCGCCAGATCACCGAATTCAACTATCGCTATCACGCACAACATGCCGCCAACCTGTTCGTTGGCGTGCAGACCCACCCGCAGAACGATCCGCGCCAGGCGTTGCTGGAGGGCCTGGAGAGCGCCGGTTTCGCCGTGGTCGATCTCACCGACAACGAGCTGGCCAAGCTGCACATTCGCCACACCGTGGGTGGGCACGCGGCGGGCATGGCCGGCGAGGTAGTCGTGCGCTTCGAGTTTGCGGAACGGCCAGGGGCGCTGCTGGGCTTTCTTGAGGCCTTGGGACAGTGCTGGAATATCAGCATGTTCCATTACCGCAACCACGGGGCGGACATGGCTCGGGTGCTGGCGGGGTTCGAAGTCGCGGAGGGGCAGCAGGGCGAGTTGCTGGCGGTGCTGGAGGGGCTGGGGTATCGCTACTGGGACGAGACGCAGAATCCGGCGTATCGCTTGTTCATGGGGTAA